CATACGAGTATCTATCTTGCCTCGGAGGGTGCTAAAGAGACACTGCGCCACAACAAATAGGAGGAAGGAACGAGCCAACTGTGGGATTATATCGGGAGTCACTCTCAAATCGGGTCTCCACCAACGAGCTGTGATATCACCCAGGACGATGGATGTCTAATCAGCAGAAATAGTAATCCTGATCAAATCCATGAAATCCCTTGCCTCCATGGTCTCAGACAGCGTCAAGGGTATACTCCCAAACGGCATACCCATTAAGGCATAGAAATAGGGgtgtaatggtgatctcgcccatgggaagatgaaaggaatgtgTGCTCAGCCATCATCGCTCGATCAGTCCTCCCACCAACCCAGGgttgaacttcttggtctcTAATAAGGCCAAACGGCTCAGGTAAGAACCATCCACAATACATCTGACCTTGTAGGGAAGTACCCGGTACCACTCTTGGACCGTGTTGGGATGGCCGTATCTGGCCAATGTGGGAGGCCCGTCCTCGCGGAGCACCTAAAAGAAGTGAGaagaaaacaacaataataacaaatgcaagatttttaaaaaaaaataataataaataaggaaaaaagaaaagaagacttaCCCATATGCCCACATGGAATTACAGATATGATCCCGGGTCCCCTATAGTATCTGTCTGGTGTACCATCCTGTGGAACTCTCGCCTCCCTCGGTCAAGGGGTCATGGCTCACTATGCCATCTAGTCGGCGCCCTCCGGGGgtctttctcctccttctttttgccataatttttcaaaattatagagaaccccaaaaaatttcaaaatttataaaaaagcctaaaaagatttcaaattcaccaaatagctccctcctcaagaactttgaaaatcttcaaaggaAAGATGAAGATCTTTGAAAAGCTTCAAAGGAAATTCGAAGAAAATGTGAAGAACTTTGAATGGCCTTGAAGTCttcaaaaaattctaaaaagcTGAGCTAACCCACCCAAAACTCGCTCTCAACCTGGGAAATAGGAAATTAGAAGTGAGtgggaggggggaccattttatggccCAAAGAATtcggatttaaaaaaaaatcaatggaaaTTCCCATTAAAATTCCAATTgcaaggtgcaaatcaaagattcccaacaaaaatgaaacatgcaaatcaaattcaagtcaaatgcaaacttcaaattcaaaaatcaaagatcaaaaatcaaagatcaaaaatccaaaaaagaatcaaagatcaataGTCAAAAATCAAATCACAAGATCAAGATCAAATTATTGAGCCGACCCTTAAAGGCCTAACTTTATCCTCGTCGGTCCCAAGTGGCCTAAAGACTAGATAGCCTAAATTGGCCCGAAAGACCTAGCTTGGAAGCCAAATAGCCCAggttggttcaaaagacccaacctggagaccagatagcccagactgATTCGAAAGACCCATCCTGGAGACCGATTTAACTAGATCGGTCCGAGTGACCCGacctagggagacaagatgGAGATATCCAGTCCTACGATCCAAGTGGCCTAAGGCCAACTCCCcagactggcacatggaagcccagtctaggaaaagtcaagaatcaagtactaacgtcttttgcaggattgaaagagcaacgaATATCATTCCTCAGAATCGACAGCCCCGAGGAATCCCCTAgattggcacatggaagcccaaccAAGGAAATTCAATAGTCAAGTACTAATGTCTTTTGCAAAATGGGAAGAGCAgggaatttctttcctataatcaaCGACccaggtaagatcctaaactgTGAGTAGTTAAAAATATTATCTATTGcgtttttcaactctgtcattgtTGAGTAAGATGACGACAGTACATgctttgggtgacaaaatgtggtcattcttttctttgcccttcggctagTGGCATAGGCttcggccaaagaggggtatcctgtagacacccaattttgtcaccctcccccagctatgaTGACTTCTGGATCATGGATGTGACCTCTCACttccgatcgacagagatgacaactAACAGAGGTAATCCAACCttgaagcattccatactcacccataaaccctagaaaccccgtgcaggagaaaagaagggtccaattatggtTTCTCATATACAAAGGAGTCTCATCCAAAACAACAGTACAAATGGATGGTActcagaatcacgattccaacgatatatagtacgtcaaaatcggaccatcagatctcccacaattATTTGCAGAAGATAAAGCATGCACACCCACACCTCGCCCATGCAAACACCATGCACCTCCACACCTTTCCATGAGCAcacaaaccccacccatgtaaGTACCCAAGCCCCTAGCCCCACACCTCGCCCATGCAAACACCATGCACCtccacaccttgccatgagcacacaaaccccacccatgcaagcacccaagCCCCTAGCCCCCCCGCATCTCATGTGCACCAGCCCCCACAGCCTCAAGCGCCCCACATGCACTAGCCCCCACAGCCTCATGTGCCCCGCGTGCACCAGCCCCACAGCTTTGCACACACCATGTGCATCAGCCCCCACAGCCCCGCACACCCCACGTGCACCAACCCCCACAGCCATGCGCATGCCCCACCTACCCATATGCGCCCCTGCCTACCCATGCttgctgatgagcacatttatgtgtgaaatctagggtagtaaaacatgtattttacatttttagaatggagctaccttgggttttactctctttttgtaggttttatattttcaaggccttaaagactatcgggcgctatatctccaattttacacgtaaagaggtcctatttcttttcatggttgcgaagaggataaaattctgagcaagatggacgtgttcaattaaaagtacgcattcgtttggttactcgtacaagtgattattcttttcaggccagaaaaagaataatggatcagaactgaaccgagatgcagaaccagcctcattggcaattgtctcagaggtacaaggaatactccaaatgccaacaaggatcgatggaccacatccttaagtgattgaagattcgtttttggtaacaacaactacctagtgtagttggtgagctatggtgtgcaaaattcccttgctcaccaagaggtctcaagttcaaatctcatggttgttttttttaaagaattttgttgaagatttcctgcttttcactcacttaaagcactaagggcatggaggggatttccacatcaaattagaagcaaggaaaatcgtggaagggttcttgtgcaagaagagaagaaaaaaaaaaggaaagagaaaaaaaggggagaaataaagattgtccaaatcttctctctcctccacatcatcaccaaaatattgtccaaatcacacaaagcaagaagaaaatcgtcccttggagggagaaaaagaagagaaataaattagaaaaaaaaaggaaagaaaataagcaaaaaaattataggaaatttctccaaatttatttctctcttctctctcctccatcttagcacttttggactcaaaagatcttactatcaattgtgggtttctctcttttaggaaagagaaatttgttaccctacctccccattccctataaatacaactcatgtaagaggaggagagacaattcatttttcttttagttcttttttagttgctctctctttctctcactctctttagttttagttcttctttatttttgctttaatcacttttgtaatagttttttttatgtcaattaatgcaatcactcttttattctcattcagccttttatgtttatgatttatgcaattgagttgtaatttttaaagttatagttctaggcttagatctaggtgacaagatcacaagccgtggagcatttttttttcaagttcaagcattgattcaagtaagtaggctctttcagtagtcttctcttccccctctcattccctcttctgactaccctttctttcttaatttaggattttaatttcaatcgttacattattgctttccctttcccccaaggttcatggctggtgtatgtgttggctttgcccctcctagccatagaaccatcattttattgtttttattttaattgcctccctttccctaaagctaagtagagtagtccttgtaagagtgactctctggtcaagtagggaagctcatattatgatgcatccctcgggctaagtagagaaacctacttgtgagtctctctctagctttctcccctttttttactttatttttattttagtatttttttcctttatttttaattgcgtgggttgtttattttcagttatttatttatttaattttaattgcgtggcttgcatctttaaattcttagatgatgaatggttaggacgttattttagatacatatgtttaggacagtaattagaattagatcacaatcattaatcggttaacttttgtattattaaaagaaataaaaaaataaagtggctgctctccctgtgttcgacccgtagctacactgatccgtacgcttgcggttacattttaaatctcaaacagttgCCCATGCTCGCTCCCCCACGTGCCCTTGAGCGCGGCCCGTACTCGCCTGCATGTTCCCATCGATGACCAACACCCTTACTCCGATGACCCAATTTGgaggagattctctcttcacccacttatgtACTCCGTACCTccccactagcataccctacaccgtgacctcccattggccaaaaaagcatcattttcactccattggccaaaaaagcatctttttcccccattggcaaaaaaatcacttccttcaccccattggccaagaaaagcatattttcacctcattggctaagaaaattatcttttcatctcattggccaaagaaattcatctttccccccattggccaaaaaatctacttttttaccccattcGCCAAGAAAATatacttttttaccccattggccaaggaaatcttCATTTCCACCCCATTagcccaaaaaatctataaatacccccctcccgttggttttacacactcaagcctcctagtgagcatcctTTGTAGAGAAGCTTTGTCCTCTCTCCTTCCCCCCCTTTGAAgctcttcaagtcttcgaagcgatcttcataagatttgaagtgttctttgggccatcaaagttcttcaatcatctgaaaattttcaagtgaGCATCCCTTATAGGAGAAACTCTGTCCTCATTTCgttccccctttgaggttcttcaagtcttcgaagcaGTCTTCATAGATTAGAAGTGTTCTTCGAATATTCGAAGTGTTTTTCAAatcttcgaagttcttcaatcattcgaatttcttcaagccttagcatagccctcccataagcctattcctagcggaagctctaccagagtgccacctcatcctagctctcccatagcctatccccaacggaagctctaccggagtgccacctcagtcaaaATCCGGAAGTAGCCCCTCCTTAGTGGAAACTCTGTCGAAGtgacacctcagcctaagcccgaaAGTAGCATTCCTTAGCCAAAGCTCTACCGAAATTTAaacccgaaagtaaccgttcctagatggaactctgtccgaatattaccatagttagcatctctcaaaaaaggaagttagaggtcaagaccatcctCCCCTGAgttgggagaatccacaagaaagtccGTGCTAACATTAATtggggttccacccctcttgacccgaaacaggggtcaacccaggtataatctctcatttgaattagcataatgtaaaCCTTTTTATTGACcatattttagtgtacataagtaATTAAATTTAGTTAgtgtatatatgtatgataacttagccatgcatgcggtatATAAtcattgtggaaaatgttcgttcttcaagcactagtaggaagaccggtttaaccgggtagattaggtgcctaacaacTTCCCAACTTTATAACCTatgtaccctaaatctttggaccagaccaattttcgggcccttttctcaagaattaggcccacccccgggtcctaggcccataatcttaggtggcgattccaaaccccttttgtatgatcccaacccccgtattggaccatcatcaaatactcGTCTCACGGACGATctttacactcctacgaaataaGTCCCAATATATCTCCAAGAGGTGGTACGGCGGTGCGAGGCCCGTgtgtaagcacacatgacaaacccctccctaagaaagagagaaaggagagagggccgaatgcaagtcttttttcCCCCACAAAGGGAAGGGattccggccgctaccctcacaacgCTCAACCACCATGTGGTTAGCTTGGCCACCTAGGGGTTCCGGCACCACTTGGGCCGGATTCCTTTGACTGTATTCCGCTTGGTCAACCCTATTGTTATCATTCCATGCTGCCCCTTGAGTGTCTGGCATGTTTTGTCGAGGGGCAGTTGCCTTGCCCCCATTTCTTCGGTCAAGATGGCCTTGATAATTAGCTTGGTGGGGCTAACCACCTAACTGTATGGCACTTTCCCCTGTGGCGACTGAGTTGGTCGGGGCATACCATGAGCTACTCATTGGGATGTTACTTGCCCCTGGGGCAGCCGTATTGGTCAGCGCTTACCATGACCCTTATTGATACGTAGGGTTGGTGTAAATTACCTGCGGGTGCTGGTTAGCTCCAATGTTCCCTTCTTTGATCGTGATTCCTGCTTCTCTGCTTTGTTCTCCAAACCCTAGTGGGTTGCTTGAAAAGGCCACATTGGGGTTGGCCTGGCTATTTATACAAACATGTGGCACTAGGAGTGCTATCATCTTGACGAACTTCTGATCAACCCTACTACTCATTGAATGGGATATCATCTAGTGCATGTTCTCGGCCAAAGGCCAAAATGCCCCTTGCATGGCGGTTGCCAAGTGGCTGGTCTCATCTTCAGCTGCTATTCCTGACTAACCTCCAAAAGATGGATTGTTCGCCTCAGGGTTTGGGCTAGAAGCTTCTGAGGAGTTCGGCGCTTGTCGTTCCTCTGAATTCCTAGATTACCTCTTGTTTGGACCACCATGTTTGCAAGGGTCCCATCAGGCGTGCCAAAAAGATGTTGGCACGAAATCCTCCCCAGTACGTTACAGCCAATTGACCGTGCTAGTGAGTGCGTGGGCATGCCAAAATCCTTCTTGACCAGATTCACTGATAAATGTGACATCATTCAAGCGATTTGAGCTCTCCTCTTGCCCCGATTGCTCTAgagactttgatgaaacaaaacCACCAATGGGACAAAGGAATAAAGCAAATGGTATGTTCCTTAAGGGAAGTTTCGAATACAAGACACTAGAGTCCAATAGATGGATGCTGTGAAGAGaatttgaaataaaacaaagttcTACGCTACATCTGACTCCagagaatgaaaaataaatggaaaaaatagtTGCATTGTTGTTGGGCTTTTGTATAATTTGTTGATTGTCCCCCTTTTTGGCCGACTGCTTCTACTTTATATAGCTTGTGGATCCAACTGTCCCTCCACGTACGCCATTAGTCCACTTTCCCCACTAAATTGGATTCCCAATGCACTCATGACACCTGTCCTCATAACTTCCGGGTAGTGAACCCCCTTAAACCTCTTGGCCAGCCCACGTCTCTCACGCACGGACTGTCCTTGGGTGTGAGTTTTCAAATTTTGGCGCCAATAAATTctaaaacaataagaaaatcttAGTTGGAACTTTTAGCCGAGAGAAGTAACCATTTAAAGATAGTCTCAGAGGGTTGACATTCAACACATATCAACTGTttgtcaaaataaataaatatagggCAAGGCTTTCCTCCAATGCTCGTATCTAATTCGGGCAAAGGGAGGAAGCCCAATTTCAAATCTTCAAATAGGGTGATGGAGGTATTTAAGACATTTCACTGTCCCGGGGGAACAATGGAATGTGTCGGTATGCAAAAGCGACCTTAacccataaatatataaataacaaTAGACCAAAACTGCAATAGAGACCATGAAAGAGAGCAAaattcacccatttcttcaggTAATGCTTATAGAGTTCCTCCAAAAATGGACATGGTATATATACTGGATATTAGACCAATGGCCATCGGTTGATAGGTTCTGATTTCCCTGGTTTATGACACTGCTTACAAAGCAGATCTGTATTCAGAGATTTCATCTAGCATGACAAATCAAAGTAACAATGCCTACGCTAAGACAGTATGCCAAAAAATCTAAGCAAAAACTGGgggaaagagaaataagagaatcaACTAGCTGCTCCACTCTACATGTGAATAGGTTTATCATAAGCCGCCATGCAAGCTTCCTTCAAGGCCTCGCTCATTGTTGGATGAGCATGGCATGTCCGTGCAATATCCTCACTTGATGCCCCATATTGCAAGGCAAGAACTGCCTCATGGATAAGCTCACCAGCATTGGGTGACATGATGTGAACCCCCAAAATCTTGTCTGTCTCCTTCTCTGTGAGTACCTTTACCAACCCTTCAGCATCATCAATAGCCTTGGCCCTGCTGTTTGCTAGGAAAGGGAACTTGCCCACACAGTACTCAATTCCAAGCTCCTTCATCTGCTCCTCAGTCTTCCCAACAGATGCCACCTCTGGATGTGTGTACACCACCCCAGGTACCATATCATAGTCCACATGCCCTTCCTTACCTGCTATAAACTCCACACATGCTACCCCATCCTCTTCTGCCTTGTGGGCAAGCATAGGCCCTGGAATAGCATCCCCAATGGCAAAGACACCTGGAACATTAGTGGCAAACCACTTATCAACCGTTATTCGGCCCATCTTATCAGTATTGATACCAATCTTGTCAAGCCCGAGCCCAGCTGTGAATGGAACTCTACCAGCAGAAACAAGAACAACATCAGCTTCAAGAGTACGTTGCTCACCACCAGCTGCTGGTTCCAGAGTCAGCTTCACACCATCCCCAGAAGTGTCAACCTGAACCACCTTAGTCCTAAGCATAAACTTCATGCCTTGTTTCTCAAGGGCACGTTGGAATTGCTTTCTGACCTCCCCATCCATGGTTGGTACGATGTCTGGAGCGAACTCAACAACAGTAACTTCAGACCCAATCCGCCCCCAAACTGAGCCCATCTCAAGACCAATGTAGCCTGCTCCAATGACAATCAGTTTCTTGGGGACCTCTGACAAAGCTAGAGCTCCAGTTGATGATACAATCTTCTTCTCATCAATGGTGACTCCCGGGAGGGATTTGACATCAGAGCCAGTTGCAATTATGATGTTCTTTCCTTTGACAACAGTACTCTCACCATCAAGAGTGTCAACAGCAACTTCGGAAGAGGTGATGAACTTTCCACAGCCTTTGACATAGGttaccttattttttttaaagagccCTTCAATACCTCTTGTCAGATTAGCAACAGCTTTGTCTTTCTGGGCCATCATGGCAGGCAGATCAACCTCAACAGAAGAGAACTTCACACCATGACTCGGAAGCGAATGCTTTGCTTCGTGGTACATGTGGGAGGAATGAAGAAGCGCCTGAAACAAGAAATATCAATAAGTAATATATTTAATAAAAGGCAGCCCCAAAAGATAAAAAGGTACCATGAAACTGGTTAGAGAGGTTAAGAGTTAAATCGCATTCTTTGGCTGTAGAAGCAACTTAATtcaaaaagaatgaagaatcgataattaaattaaataaataaaatactgcTAGCTAACTTTCTGTAAGATTTTGAAGAATCTATTTTACTTCGGAACATATCATAGACTATTCTCTGAAATTTACCTTTTTCCTCACAAACTTAACGAAGGAAAATAGGCAACTCCACCTAAGTCTATAGCTGATGAGTTAGCTAAGTTCGATGTTTCTAGGGATGATACAAATGTCATTCCTTTACTGGTTTTTCGTCTGTTTTGATATTATCCAATCTATGTAGATTGATATCATGCTGTTGATGTATACTAGCTATTCTACTCTTTTTCTCCATCAATAAAATGtcatttattaaaatataaaataaaccaAGAAAATTTTCATGACAAGGTTTTTTCTTATAAGTAATTTTGATACTTCGGTTTATTACTAGTCCTACTTGAGAGAAGAAAAGTCAGGTGATCAAGATTATGGCTGCACGTAGAAAGCTGTGACTCCTTTGTAAGACTGCAATCACTTTGAACCatttgaaaagagaaaaacaatcTCCCTAACAAGTCCATATAAATATCGATTTACAGTTGAAGGAACagcatttcaaaattttctagtGGCaggatgacagcaaaggaaactAAACAGCGGCTCACGTTGAATGAGTTCAGCTAGTGCTATTCTCCCTGGATTAAAATAAGGTACCAGGGCCTAGTGCGTTCTCAATTTGCTTTTCCAAATATAGTATTATAAGAAACGATTTTGTCAAGTCCACTTTTTCCCCCTTACCAGATGTGGAACGATCCTGCACAATATATGTACAAGGTTATATAAGTCCTCCGCTAGAGTTACTGCAAACTAAATCATGGTGGGGACAACAATCATTCACAAAAAGGCAAAAACACATCAGATAAGATATATGGGCGCAGGGGCTTGCCTGGGCCACACCCAGTATTCTTTTCACCACACCATCAgtatctgccatgtggcagttcACTTATGGCCCAAATTTGATTGACAAATCGATTCATCAACTAACCATGGACAAAGTTTCAAACCAATCGGCCAAACCCACATGCCTTACTGAGGTCTAAAAAAAGTTTGACCAATGTTTAAAAAACAAACATAATGGACACAATAGGAGAATTTGAAAAACCAAGGGGTAAACCCCATACATGGTGGACCATACAGAAGAGATAAGCTACTGTATTTTACAGGTGGCCCATCCATCGTATCTTGAAGCAAAAATGATCTCTGTACTAATTGTTGATCTCTTCTAGGAATGACAGAAGGTAGGATGTGCGTGCTCCTCTCAGCACAAAACAGGCTCTTCCATGTAAACTCTTTCATGTCAGAAAAGGAGAACTCCAACAATATTCAATTCAATATCAACAACTAGCACCATTGTTTCCCCTCCCCCCGGCCCCCAATACAtacttataagaaaataaaacctaACTCAACCATCAATCAAATTAGGTTCCTAGGGTCGagataaaaagtaataaaacaaaaaacctactTTGCTATTGGCCTAcattatattaaaagaaaaaaaaaacaattaatggGCTTGGGTTGACTATAATACAAATAAAATACCTAAAtcaataaaaatcctaaatctaGGCCCAATTACAATTAAATTGATGGGTTGCATCATTCTCCCCAAGtgggaaaattttgtttttgagctttaTCATCCAATCTGACACCTTTCTCGAACATATAAACATTGAATGAAAAAGATTTCATTTTACATCTGATTTGATGATGGAAATCTCGTTGtagaatcaaataaaatataggCTGATAGGGTTTTTCCCGAAATGTACTCGTTGCAATCGAGCCTAGGGAAAACATTACTAAAACCATTGATCTTCGGTGTATGAGCATTGCTCACGATGAACACAACACCACCATAATGAAGAGTATAATCAAATCTTTGTATATTATCTTCCTTGTTAAACAGAAACCTGTAAAAATGGAAACCGAATCAAAGATCTCaagattctcattcaacctttcTTTATTGGAGCTCTTCACTATTATGCTCACCAATGTGAACCCCTAAGGCTTGCTATTGTCAGCCCAATATTGCTCTTGATACTTCTTTGTTACCTATTGGAGGAAATCAGAGGTTCCCTTCCTCTCTAGACACCAGAAGCCACAACTCTCATAGAAGTCGAGGGTGTGCTTTCATGGGTCCTTGTACATGATTTGGCCCTCAAAGAGGAGAATTATGTCAACAAAGAAATCTTAGGAGCTGTCTAGACCATCATTATCTCATCCATGAACAGGGTCTTCAAGATTTGTTCGACCTTTGGCTGGGACACAAACCAAAATAGAGGTTGAGACTCGGGCACAAACAATTCGATTCCAATAGCTCTATTAGAGTGATCCTCAAAGTTGGAAAACTTCAAGTAGATCCTACCAAGGATCTGCAACTGGTCCTGGCAGCAGCTCTTGGCAAGCTGAAGCCCATAGAAAAGGAAGCCCAACATGGAAAACGCAAAACTCCGGCAGCCAACATGCAGCACAAGGACAATACTTCTCGAGCTCCTTACAAGACTACCTATCAATCTTGGTCAAGATCTTGGCAAACTTTACAACAATGTGAGGGGTGTGGCAACAAAGCATTGGGGCATAACTATTAGTGATCAAGCCTGCATGGTTTTGTTGAGACATTGCATATCTATGACtgttttttatgattccttgtGCTCAAAGGTGAAAAATCTTATTCTCATTCGTATATCTAACCTTTCTCTTAAGTTTCATAGTGTGCAAGATGGTTTGTATGaatcaaggttcaagaactGGTTTTGTTTCGGTGAAACAACCGAAATATCAAAATTTAGCCGAAAATTTTGCCAAAACAGTCTACTTTTTCCATGTGTTTTGATTGGCCATTTGGGAGGGCTAATGGCCAAAATGAGCAAACGAAATGACCGTGATTACCGAAATTTTGATAACATAGTGCATTTTTGGGCCGAAATGAGTGAAACATCGAAACGAAATGACTAAAATATCCGAGAGTTTTCAAACCATGTGGGCATTGAGCTCCTTGGTTGGTCAAGTCTCTAATGAGCTTGCGCTTCCTATGCATGGCAAAAAGTGGTAATTTACCTAGTATATATTAGCCCTTGTGAAcgccccaaccccccccccccaaaaaaaaacataagcACACATGGGTTGAAGTGTTTCTACACTTTAGCAAGTCCGTCATTAGATTGTGGTGACAAATACAATTGGACTACATTAAGAGCACCTCAATAAGACCACCCTTGTGGCATGTTGTTTGAGAACCCTAAGTGAACAAAATCAACTACCATCAAAACAAATTAGATTAAGAACATCACTCTATAATGGACCATCAAGCGATTAAAAAATGGACATCAGCTGTTGGCTCAGGCCGACTAGCAAGCAGCTCTTAGGTCCCATCAGCCGGTAGGATCTGGGGAGCTAGTTGCATCGGCTGGTTGGACCTAAAGCTCTCGGGAAGCACAAACCTGTAGGAATTGACATGTTGGTTACACGCTGTTGGCCCAGGCCGACTAGCAAGCAGCTCTTAGGTCCCATCAGCCGGTAGGATCTGGTGAGCTAGTTGCATCGGCCGGTTGGACCTAAAGCTCTCAGGAAGCACAAACCTGTAGGAATTGACATGTTGGTTACATGAGTGTATAGGAATTACAAGTATTTAGAGCTTACAAAATGAATTCTTAAATACAAAGAGATTATGTTCTTTGTCCAACCAGCCGATGACAGACCGTTTGCAATCA
This genomic stretch from Macadamia integrifolia cultivar HAES 741 chromosome 2, SCU_Mint_v3, whole genome shotgun sequence harbors:
- the LOC122070667 gene encoding dihydrolipoyl dehydrogenase, mitochondrial-like, which translates into the protein MAMASFARRKALLLTKNICNSSDVLRYSLLLSSFSRSFSSSGSEENDVVVIGGGPGGYVAAIKAAQLGLKATCIEKRGTLGGTCLNVGCIPSKALLHSSHMYHEAKHSLPSHGVKFSSVEVDLPAMMAQKDKAVANLTRGIEGLFKKNKVTYVKGCGKFITSSEVAVDTLDGESTVVKGKNIIIATGSDVKSLPGVTIDEKKIVSSTGALALSEVPKKLIVIGAGYIGLEMGSVWGRIGSEVTVVEFAPDIVPTMDGEVRKQFQRALEKQGMKFMLRTKVVQVDTSGDGVKLTLEPAAGGEQRTLEADVVLVSAGRVPFTAGLGLDKIGINTDKMGRITVDKWFATNVPGVFAIGDAIPGPMLAHKAEEDGVACVEFIAGKEGHVDYDMVPGVVYTHPEVASVGKTEEQMKELGIEYCVGKFPFLANSRAKAIDDAEGLVKVLTEKETDKILGVHIMSPNAGELIHEAVLALQYGASSEDIARTCHAHPTMSEALKEACMAAYDKPIHM